One genomic window of Parasteatoda tepidariorum isolate YZ-2023 chromosome 9, CAS_Ptep_4.0, whole genome shotgun sequence includes the following:
- the LOC107451604 gene encoding oxidative stress-responsive serine-rich protein 1, translating into MAESEDCQLSALQTEFKKLRVDLNSLGRIEKHTNKCWKTHSGSSREQDTSSSCAHLAKSDPCKCRNVTCGKAISRKKKKHCSKRSLSDKSFTSEINVSHQSGLPDCVQNVNGLATKCCSNKNFLDHRLSFSGQCAAQHASQDHADDINVDELAGYFDNFVYIPKKMSEMAEMMYT; encoded by the exons ATGGCTGAAAGTGAAGATTGTCAGTTGTCAGCTTTACAAACAGAGTTTAAGAAGCTGAGAGTTGATTTAAATAG ccTTGGTCGGATAGAAAAGCATACAAATAAATGTTGGAAGACACATAGTGGTTCAAGTAGAGAACAAGACACTAGCTCTAGCTGTGCACATCTTGCAAAATCTGATCCCTGTAAATGCCGTAATGTGACCTGTGGGAAGGCAATATCtcggaaaaagaaaaaacactgtAGCAAGCGAAGTCTTTCTGATAAATCGTTTACTTCAGAAATTAATGTAAGTCATCAGTCTGGACTGCCTGATTGTGTTCAAAATGTAAATGGTCTTGCCACTAAATGTTGctcaaataaaaacttcttaGATCATAGACTGTCATTCAGCGGACAATGTGCTGCTCAACATGCTTCCCAAGATCATGCTGATGACATTAATGTAGATGAGCTAGCTGGCtactttgataattttgtttatatacctaaaaaaatgtctgaaatgGCGGAGATGATGTATACATAG